The following nucleotide sequence is from Paeniglutamicibacter kerguelensis.
GTCCCGGCAAATGCCTCCAGCTCCGAGGCTTTGGAGATCAGCTTTTCGCGCCTCTTCCCCTCCTCAAACCACGGCGCCGGCGCAGGCGTCCACAAGGCCGTTTCAATCGATGCATTGTTCAGCAGGCGCGCCACGGGCCGGCTCAGGGTGGGGCGGCCAAAGAGAACCACCCGCTGGATGTGGGACATGTGCCGGGCCAGCAGCGTCCGGTACGGGCCGACGGCGTTCGGACCGAAACGTGCGTTTGAACTCGGCTCCGCGAACAGCGGCAGACCCAGGGCGTGGGCAAAGTCCGCGGCGACGGGTCCGGCACCGTGTCCGGCAACTACCACGGTCCGCAGTGGCGCGCCCGAGCCGGGACGTGCCCAATCAACCGATTCCGCGATGTCCACGCCAACCGGTGAGTGCGTCACGTTGGCGCCAAAGGCCGGCAGCCCGTCCTCGTCCGAGGGAACCAACGGGTCGCGGAAGGCGACGTTGATCTGCACAGGCCCCGGTGCCGCGGTACTGGAACCCCTGGCCATCTTCAGGGCCTTGGCAACCGGCACGGCAGGATCGGCGCCGGCCTCGATGTCCACGCTGGCGCGCACGTGCACACCAAAGAGATCGACCTGGTTGGTGGCCTGGTTTGCCCCGGTGCCGTGAAGTTCGGTTGGCCTGTCCGCCGAAAGCACCAGCAGCTGGGCGCCCACGTGGTTAGCTTCCATAACCGCGGGAAGCAGCTCCCCCACGCCCGTGCCGGAGGTTGTCACCACCGGCACCGGTGCTCCGCCGGCCAGGCTTAGCCCCAGTGCCGTGAATCCTGCGACCCGTTCGTCGATGCGCACGTGCAGTCGAAGCGTTCCTGCGGCCTCGGATTCGGCGAGCGCGTAGGCCAGCGGGGCGCTGCGTGAGCCCGGGCAGATCACCACGTCACGCACTCCGGCGGACTGAAGGGTTGTCACAAGTTTCCGGGCTACATCCATGGAGACGAGTTCGGGGTCGGAATTAGACGGCATGTCTTCCATCCTAATTCCGACCCCGACGTGTGCCGTGCCGTGCCGAACTGCGCCGCTGCTATTCGGAGACCGAGATGTAGCGGGTGACTACGTCGGTGGCGTAGGTGGCGGTCCCCTCGGGTCCCTTGCCCTTGCGGAACTCCTCGACGTAGTTGGTCAGTCGCCCCGTCTCCGGATTGAACAGGAGCATCG
It contains:
- the menD gene encoding 2-succinyl-5-enolpyruvyl-6-hydroxy-3-cyclohexene-1-carboxylic-acid synthase encodes the protein MPSNSDPELVSMDVARKLVTTLQSAGVRDVVICPGSRSAPLAYALAESEAAGTLRLHVRIDERVAGFTALGLSLAGGAPVPVVTTSGTGVGELLPAVMEANHVGAQLLVLSADRPTELHGTGANQATNQVDLFGVHVRASVDIEAGADPAVPVAKALKMARGSSTAAPGPVQINVAFRDPLVPSDEDGLPAFGANVTHSPVGVDIAESVDWARPGSGAPLRTVVVAGHGAGPVAADFAHALGLPLFAEPSSNARFGPNAVGPYRTLLARHMSHIQRVVLFGRPTLSRPVARLLNNASIETALWTPAPAPWFEEGKRREKLISKASELEAFAGTAPVGWLASWQKLAISATNAIQQGIEGYGGLNGPLVAQEVWGTVRGNLVFGSSNVIRDADLCGTPADKSAAHVYANRGLAGIDGTIATATGIAQTRAGLKTTVLLGDVTFLHDVGGLLLGLGEPEPEMDVIVLNDGGGAIFSTLEHGAVEESGRYADAVERLFGTPHRVRIESLAAAYGWEYLAVDQMDGLRRVLGSTGPRRRLIEVVVRRSGLRALHAEITEAVNALEWPESR